One stretch of Paenibacillus sp. AN1007 DNA includes these proteins:
- a CDS encoding alpha/beta fold hydrolase, with the protein MRKSRLLLMVFMSMILAFTLPGIGQNMKASAATARTPIVFVHGLTGSDSNFLAIERYLRGEGWSREELFAIDLPSKAGNQLLNSAAISRFVDDVLRQTGHSKVHIVAHSMGGANSLYYILNRGGADKVDKLITLGGANRLTTSRAPSGVTVTSIYSTSDTIVSPVLSRLDGANNISVNLVTHIGLLFNSRVNALIKAALIE; encoded by the coding sequence TTGAGAAAGTCTAGGCTGCTGCTGATGGTTTTCATGAGTATGATCCTTGCTTTTACTTTACCTGGCATTGGGCAGAATATGAAGGCTTCTGCTGCAACGGCACGCACTCCAATCGTATTTGTTCATGGATTAACAGGTTCGGACAGCAATTTTTTGGCCATTGAGAGATATCTGCGCGGTGAGGGATGGTCAAGGGAAGAGTTGTTCGCCATCGATCTTCCAAGCAAGGCAGGGAATCAACTGTTGAATTCCGCAGCGATCAGTCGCTTTGTGGATGATGTACTTCGCCAAACGGGTCATTCCAAAGTCCATATCGTCGCACACAGTATGGGCGGTGCGAACAGCCTGTATTACATATTGAACCGTGGAGGCGCTGACAAAGTAGATAAGCTCATTACGCTGGGTGGGGCTAATCGCTTGACAACAAGCAGAGCGCCGAGCGGCGTTACAGTTACTTCGATCTATTCAACAAGTGATACCATTGTCTCACCGGTTTTGTCCCGTTTAGACGGGGCAAACAATATTTCTGTTAATCTGGTAACGCATATTGGGCTGCTGTTTAACTCCAGAGTAAATGCGTTGATCAAAGCGGCACTAATAGAATAG
- a CDS encoding GHKL domain-containing protein, whose amino-acid sequence MNFLHLVPVLLLTLLMTFQANYYFDSVLGKSRRKPRRTIYFTVFMLLDFFYLAVRLPSVFSTVIALIFIFTLAQSYRAELKLKIMFTVMYAALLTTVNVISIYVFSVIDGIDYLKEAVYGTEAIWLFSKVLLLGCSIMFIVIPIVHLIAKRMSFAVHYRSYLLFLIVTAITVYQINVISIYSEKNIYYIFSVLGSLFLNVFIVYVFDNIVEKAQLAHENEQLQRQMDYQDANYEKTVHSFKSIKSIIHDINQQFLYIEECVQRNELAAATEHMHVTLNTIEHAYQRVNSGNLVIDALVTNTLAVGQANGIRVDTRIQLHSQHVGIERYDLCVVLGNILDNAVEASKKVRIAEDRYMLISIHSTASALVIQVMNHAVQPAPGLRSDKSDSEFHGFGLTNISRICSKYGGHMTIEQGQGSFNNMVVLPFNTDNV is encoded by the coding sequence ATGAACTTCCTGCATCTGGTGCCCGTCCTTTTGTTGACGCTGCTCATGACCTTTCAAGCGAATTATTATTTTGATTCTGTACTGGGGAAGTCCCGGCGCAAACCTCGCAGAACGATCTATTTCACTGTGTTTATGCTGCTGGATTTCTTTTATTTGGCTGTGCGATTACCTTCTGTTTTTTCGACTGTAATAGCATTGATCTTTATCTTTACTTTGGCGCAATCCTACCGGGCAGAATTAAAATTGAAGATCATGTTTACGGTGATGTATGCAGCACTGCTGACCACGGTGAATGTCATTTCAATTTATGTTTTCAGCGTGATTGACGGCATTGATTACCTGAAAGAGGCTGTCTATGGCACGGAAGCTATATGGCTGTTCTCCAAAGTTCTACTGCTCGGATGCAGTATCATGTTTATTGTTATTCCCATTGTTCATCTGATTGCCAAACGCATGAGCTTTGCGGTGCATTATCGGTCATATTTGTTGTTTCTAATCGTAACGGCGATTACGGTGTACCAGATTAATGTCATTTCGATCTACAGCGAGAAAAATATTTATTACATTTTTTCAGTGTTGGGCTCGCTCTTTCTCAATGTATTCATTGTCTATGTATTCGATAATATCGTAGAGAAAGCCCAGCTTGCGCACGAGAATGAACAACTGCAGCGGCAGATGGATTATCAGGATGCCAATTATGAGAAGACCGTACACAGTTTCAAGAGTATTAAAAGCATTATTCACGATATCAATCAGCAGTTTCTATATATTGAAGAATGTGTGCAGCGTAATGAATTGGCAGCAGCAACAGAGCATATGCACGTTACCTTGAACACCATCGAGCATGCTTACCAACGCGTGAATAGTGGTAATCTGGTTATTGATGCTTTGGTTACCAATACACTGGCTGTTGGACAGGCAAACGGAATTCGAGTCGATACGCGCATTCAGCTCCATTCCCAGCATGTAGGCATTGAACGATACGACCTGTGTGTTGTGCTTGGAAACATCCTGGACAATGCTGTTGAAGCATCCAAGAAAGTGCGAATTGCCGAAGATCGCTATATGTTAATATCTATCCATTCTACAGCTTCAGCTCTGGTAATTCAGGTTATGAATCACGCAGTACAACCCGCACCGGGCTTGAGGAGTGATAAGTCGGATTCGGAATTTCATGGCTTTGGTCTAACCAACATATCGAGGATCTGCAGCAAATATGGAGGACATATGACGATTGAGCAGGGACAGGGCTCGTTTAATAACATGGTTGTTCTTCCATTCAATACAGACAACGTCTGA
- a CDS encoding LytTR family DNA-binding domain-containing protein, translated as MYHAAICDDDEQQRELVRHMLTSFSLKTNIEFQITMFSSGEQLLAHYEDQREAFHLIILDVEMGGLNGIQTANEIRKLKILDVQIMFLTSYPEYMVQSFDVMTFQYLIKPIQTSILEEKLIKLHQYFQAMDKKYMVIKSDYDDLMLKYEDILWIEVIKSLTVKNKLKVITHDNSYETKGIISAYARALKEHGFMQIHRSVLINLMHVHKFTGTQVTMLDGTSLPIGRSKIKEVKDTYTKYMIMRVQ; from the coding sequence ATGTATCATGCAGCGATATGTGATGACGACGAGCAGCAGCGAGAATTGGTAAGGCATATGCTGACTTCGTTCTCGCTCAAAACCAATATCGAGTTTCAGATCACCATGTTCAGTTCAGGAGAACAACTTTTGGCACACTATGAGGATCAGAGAGAGGCGTTTCACCTCATCATTCTGGATGTAGAGATGGGTGGGTTAAATGGGATACAGACGGCCAATGAAATCAGAAAATTAAAGATCTTGGATGTACAGATCATGTTTCTAACTAGTTATCCCGAGTATATGGTTCAAAGTTTTGATGTCATGACGTTTCAATATTTGATTAAGCCGATCCAGACAAGCATCCTGGAAGAGAAGCTGATCAAGCTCCATCAGTATTTTCAAGCTATGGATAAAAAGTATATGGTAATTAAATCGGATTACGATGATTTGATGCTGAAATATGAAGATATTTTATGGATTGAGGTCATCAAAAGCCTTACGGTTAAAAATAAGCTAAAGGTGATCACTCATGATAACTCTTATGAAACAAAAGGTATTATATCGGCCTACGCTCGAGCGCTGAAAGAGCACGGTTTTATGCAGATTCACCGATCCGTCCTGATCAATCTGATGCATGTACACAAGTTCACGGGTACACAAGTCACGATGCTGGATGGGACCTCATTACCCATAGGTCGTTCCAAAATCAAAGAAGTTAAGGATACGTACACCAAATATATGATTATGAGGGTGCAGTAA
- a CDS encoding serine hydrolase domain-containing protein, translated as MKRIITVLCALMLVIMPVTDVKAQANEKQTIEGKAKQLAEMLVQNYGVTSVQYAVMDKGKVVISDGAGFHDKASQKAVDKDTMYGIGSVSKMVVTSAVMMLVDKGKVDLDQPLTTYITDFKMADPRYKQITPRMLMNHSSGLYGSQYGNSMLFDDNDTRNHDELLIKLQAERLKSEPGEYSVYCNDGFQLLEILVERMSGQSYSKYVEQFISKPLQLNSTKTPMDSFDRDRLAETYWPTFKPKMPVENANIIGTGGIYSTSEELAAFAEVLMGNHPDILSEASVQAMQRPEYRKGIWVTDEINSFNYGLGWDAVELAPFSEYGIKALTKGGDTMMYHASLIAIPEHDISMAVLSSGGSSVFDQMFAAKVLLEVLKEQGIIDSIKPDRTFSAPVQTKMPAEMKNYSGLYGTVGAVTKIDIQNGVFTLPAMLGGLIAEQPYVYTGDGYFTSKDGSVKVSFVKERNAKTYVKVQGYLNLPGLGQMGMSTYDYQKLEHNKLDAVTQEKWSARNGVNYFALDEKITSIFYLVPSQLIKNFNVSTEHGYVNGTKITDENHAVNVAEIPIMNGRDAFDLQLMKKQGAEILTQNGLEYISEKNIKPIFGGKSGIATIPASGQARWYAVGGKSAEKTITVDSPAQGGYAVYSDKGEVLHFSIATGEQTTKLPKNGFIVFGGSAGDIFQIHLK; from the coding sequence ATGAAAAGAATAATCACCGTTCTATGTGCCCTCATGCTTGTTATTATGCCTGTAACAGATGTTAAAGCCCAGGCGAATGAGAAGCAGACGATCGAAGGAAAAGCCAAACAATTAGCTGAAATGCTGGTTCAAAATTATGGTGTTACGAGTGTGCAGTATGCCGTTATGGACAAAGGAAAAGTGGTTATATCGGACGGTGCAGGATTCCACGACAAAGCAAGCCAGAAAGCCGTGGATAAAGACACCATGTACGGCATAGGCTCCGTAAGCAAAATGGTGGTGACATCTGCAGTGATGATGCTCGTGGATAAGGGTAAGGTTGATCTGGATCAGCCGCTTACCACATATATTACCGATTTCAAAATGGCAGATCCCCGCTATAAGCAAATCACGCCGCGCATGTTAATGAATCATTCATCCGGCTTGTATGGTTCGCAGTACGGAAACAGCATGCTGTTTGATGATAACGACACACGCAATCATGATGAACTGCTGATCAAACTCCAGGCTGAACGTCTTAAGTCTGAGCCTGGTGAATACTCCGTTTATTGTAACGATGGGTTTCAACTGCTGGAGATTTTGGTGGAACGCATGAGCGGACAAAGTTACAGCAAATATGTGGAACAATTCATCAGCAAGCCGCTGCAGCTGAATTCAACGAAGACGCCAATGGATTCTTTTGATAGAGACAGGTTAGCTGAGACCTATTGGCCAACGTTTAAACCGAAGATGCCTGTTGAAAATGCGAATATTATCGGTACTGGCGGCATTTATTCCACTTCCGAGGAGTTAGCTGCATTTGCCGAAGTGCTGATGGGCAATCATCCGGATATCCTGTCGGAAGCTTCCGTCCAGGCTATGCAGCGTCCAGAGTATCGCAAAGGTATATGGGTGACTGATGAGATCAATTCATTTAACTATGGACTCGGCTGGGATGCCGTAGAGCTTGCTCCGTTCAGCGAATATGGGATCAAGGCACTGACCAAAGGCGGAGATACCATGATGTATCACGCCTCGTTGATCGCAATCCCGGAGCACGACATATCCATGGCAGTGTTATCTTCAGGCGGATCTTCCGTTTTTGACCAGATGTTTGCCGCTAAAGTATTGCTGGAGGTATTGAAGGAGCAGGGTATTATTGACAGCATTAAACCGGATCGCACCTTCTCCGCACCAGTCCAGACCAAGATGCCTGCTGAGATGAAAAATTACTCCGGATTGTATGGGACCGTTGGTGCAGTTACAAAAATTGATATTCAGAATGGAGTATTCACACTGCCAGCTATGCTGGGCGGACTGATCGCTGAACAACCTTATGTGTATACAGGTGACGGGTACTTCACAAGCAAGGACGGAAGCGTGAAAGTGAGTTTTGTGAAGGAACGCAATGCCAAGACCTATGTGAAAGTTCAAGGATATCTTAACCTGCCGGGACTTGGACAGATGGGGATGAGCACGTATGACTATCAGAAGCTGGAACATAACAAGCTGGATGCGGTTACCCAGGAGAAGTGGTCTGCACGGAACGGCGTGAATTATTTTGCACTGGACGAAAAAATCACATCCATTTTCTATCTGGTTCCATCGCAGCTGATTAAAAACTTTAACGTCAGCACAGAGCACGGTTATGTGAACGGGACGAAAATTACAGACGAGAATCATGCCGTTAATGTGGCCGAAATCCCGATTATGAACGGCCGAGACGCTTTTGATTTGCAATTGATGAAGAAACAAGGGGCTGAAATTCTCACCCAGAACGGACTGGAATACATCTCTGAAAAGAATATCAAGCCTATATTTGGCGGAAAATCAGGAATTGCAACCATCCCGGCGAGTGGCCAAGCGCGCTGGTATGCTGTTGGCGGAAAATCGGCTGAAAAGACGATCACAGTGGATTCTCCCGCGCAAGGAGGGTATGCGGTATATAGTGACAAAGGTGAAGTATTGCATTTCTCCATCGCAACTGGCGAGCAGACGACCAAACTTCCGAAGAACGGGTTTATCGTGTTTGGCGGCAGCGCTGGTGACATTTTTCAAATTCATCTAAAATAA